The genomic stretch GCGGCGTCGATTGGCCGCACGCCGCCGGAGTTTGTGTACGTCGCGCCTGCGACGGGAGGCACGGCGCTCTTGAGCTAGCAGCGGGACGCCGGGCCCTGTACTCCAGACCGCTGGTGGGGCCAGGCATGGCAGCGCGCGTCCTGCTGACACGCGGCCGCACACGCAGTGGCGTTCTGCGTTGAGGCCTTGAGGAAGCGCTCGCCTGGCACGCAGGCTTCACGTGGCTCGCGTGAACACATGCCTGTGGCTCACCGGATAGGCCCGCGTGCGGACGAGCTCGCGGAGGGAGCGCGGCGCGGCCATCCAGCGAAGGACCGAGACCGGAGACGTCTTGTCCGTCGAGATGAGGGCGACGCTGCCGATGCCGAGGAGTCGGTCCAGCAGGCTCTGCGCGACTTGCGTATCACCGACATTCCGGAGGTCGATCTCCCCCACGGTTTTGGAGAGGGCTCCGGTCTCGAAGTATAGGACGGATAGGAGCCCTGTTGAGGGCGGCGGGCTGGTGAAGAGGTGCCAAGAAGGGCCGCTGGAGGGTGACACGCGGGCTGTGCGCCGGGCCGGAGCAGAGGCTGTGCCGCCCCTCGGGGCACATGCCGCCCAAGCAGCCCATCCAGGCGGCAGGCCGCAGGGGCGTGGGCTTCCAGGTAACTCCACGGGTTCAAATCCTGTCTCCCCTGCCATGAATGGCCCAGGACTCATGTCGCGACCGGGCGCCGAGTCCAAGGAGTGGCGGGGACGCTACCGCTGGGGCGTGGTGCGCACGCTGGCCCGGGAGAACCAACTGCGCCGCCTCTGTACCGTGCCGTGCTTTTCCGCTTTTCCACGGACTAGGCTGCCCATGCAGCTTGCTCAGGAAAGGTGGTTTCGCATGCGTGGTTCACTGAAGCGGTTCGCGCTGCACGGTGCCGTGTTGCTGGCCGTCGCAGGGCTCACGGGCTGTGGCGTGGTGGATGAAGAAGGCGCGGCGTCCGACGGGGTGAGCGAAGAGGCGGCGCTCAATACGGGGTGCTGCACGGCGCTTCCGGGGACGACCCAGGCCTTCTGTGACTCGATTCCCCAGACGCCGGGGCGCTGTAATCAGGTCAACCAGGGCACCTCCTGCATCTGGACGTGCACCGGGTGCTGCCAGGCGCTTCCGGGGACGGCGCAGAGCTTCTGCGACTCGCTTCCCCAGACGGAAGGGCGCTGCAACCAGGCGTGGGGCGGCACGGCCTGTACCTGGACCTGCTGAGAGGCAATGCCGTACCTCATCCACCGCCGCGCCAGCGTCCGGGCGGCGGTGGATGCGGTTTTCACACGGCTACTGCGGCTTGGGCGCCGCGACCTTCTTCGCCGGGGGCTGGTACTTCATGCCCAGGGCGTTGAACACGAACGAGTACACGTCGACTTCTTCCTCGATGCGTGCGTTCAGCGGCGTGCCGGCGCCGTGGCCCGTCTCCGCGTTGGCGCGCAGCAGGATGGGGTTCTTCGCCTTGGTGGCCTCCTGCATCCGGGCCACCATCTTCCGTGAGTGGAACGGGTCCACGCGCGGATCGTTCGCGCCGGACGTGAAGAGCACTGAGGGGTAGGCCGTGCCGTCCTTCACGTTGTGGAGCGGCGAGTACGCGTGCAGCGCCTTGAACTGCTCCGGGTTCTTCACGGTGCCGTACTCGGTGATGTTGAACTGGCCGTTGGGCGTCAGCTCCACCCGGAGCATGTCGTAGATGCCCACGCGCGCCACGACGGCGCCGTACATCTCCGGGTGCTGGGTGACGGCCGCGCCCATCAGGAGGCCGCCGTTGCTGCCACCCTGGATGGCCAGCTTCTTCGGCTGCGTGTACTTCTGGTCCACCAGCAGCTTCGCGGCGGCGTGGAAGTCGTCGAAGACGTTCTGCTTGTTCGTGAGCGAGCCCTCGGCGTGCCACTTCTCGCCGAACTCCGAGCCGCCGCGCAGGTTGGCCACCGCGAACACGCCGCCCTGTTCCAGCCAGAAACCGGCCAGCGAGTTGTAGCTCGGGCTGATGGAGATGTTGAAGCCGCCGTAGCCCGTCAGCAGCGCCGGGTTGTTGCCGTTGAGCTTGGTGCCCTTCTTCTTGAGGATGCTGACGGGAACCTTGGTGCCGTCCTTGGACGTGGCGAACGCGCGCACCACTTCCACGTCGCTCAGGTCCAGCGGCGACGTGCGGGCCAGCGCCGTCTTCTTCACCGTGTTGTCCTTCGCCGAGTACCGGTACCAGGCCATCGGCTGGGTGAAGCTGGTGTTGATGAAGAGCACGTCGTCATCGCCCTGGCTCACGAGTCCGCCCACGGAGGACACGGGCAGGGTGGGCACCATCCCCATCGCCTTGCCCTTCAGGTCCACCATGCGCAGCTGCGAAGGCCCGCCGAGCTGCTCGCTCACGTAGAGCCGCGACTTCGTGGGGAAGAAGCCCTGGATGCTGGCCTCGCCCTCCGGCACCACCACCGTGGCCTTGTCCAGCGTGGGCGTGGCCAGCGGCAGCCGCAGCACCTTGCCGCGCGGCGCGTCCTTGCGGCTGAGCAGGTACATGGCGCCGTCGTGGCCGAAGCGCGCGCGGATGACCTTGTCCTCGAACTTCGACACCTGCGACCACTTCCCGGCGGCGTCGCGCAGGTACAGCATGTACTCGCCGCCGTCGCCGTTGGCCACGACGGCGGAGATGTGCTGGCCGTCGTGAGACGTGTCCAGTTCCGTCATCGCGATGCGTGGGAAGTCCTTGCCCAGCACATACGTGTCCTTCTCCGTGGGCGTGCCGAGCTGGTGGAAGTAGACCTGCTGGAAGAAGTCACGGTCCGCCTCGGGACGCTCCTCGCCGCGCGGGTAGCGCGTGTAGAAGTAGCCCTTGCCGTCCGCCGTCCACGTCAGGCTGCCACCCGCGGTGCCTCCATTCACGCGGGGCACGGTCTCATTCGGCAGCGGCTTGCCGGTGGCCACGTCATAGACGGTGACGTCGCCGCTCTCGGTGCCGTTCTTCGACATCGACACGGCGATCTTCTTGCCGTCCAGCGTGGGGACGTACCAGTCGATGGTGGTGTGGCCCGAGGGGTCCACCACCATGGGGTCCACCAGCACGCGCTCCTTGGACGTGTCATCCACCGAGCCGAGCACGACCAGGAAGGACTGCTGCTTGGGCGGCTGGGCCTTCATGGCGAACAACGTACCGCCGGCCTCGTGCAGCCCGCCGTAGCCAGGGGACTTCCAGCTCAGCAACTCGGAGACGCGCTGGCGGATGGCCTCGCGTCCGGACAGCTTGTCCAGGAGGGCGCGGGTGTACGCGTTCTGCGCGTCGTTCCACTGCTTCACCTGCGCGTCGGACGAGTCCTCCAGCCACTGGTACGGGTCCTTCACCGCCGTGCCGTGGTAGGTGTCCACCGTCTCCTTCTTCGGCGACGCGGGCGCCTTGGAGGCGGCCTTGCGGGGCGCCGTCGCGGCCGGCGCGGGGGCGGGGGCGGCTGGCGCAGCCAGCGGCAGGGTCAGCACCGCCGCCGTCAATGCGGTCTTCAGCTTCACGGTTCACCTCGGGGTTGGGAAACGCGCACGCAGCCTGCCACGTCCCTTGGGACGGGAAACGGCTTCGTTGCGTTGGGAATGCCGCCGTGCGCCGGGTGTTCGCCCGCACCTCCGCCGTGCAACCGTTGGGAATGAGACGGTGCGTCCTGGCGGTCAGCGCAGCGGCAGTGTGACCAGCCCCGCGGCGAACCGGTCGAACGCCTCATTGGCGGGCAGTGCGGTGCCGTCGTCCATGTTCCCCAGCATCAGCGCGAAGACGACGCGTGGGTGCCGCGCGTCTCCCGGCCGGTCCACCACCCCCACGAAGCACCGCTGACCGGACAGCGTGCCCGTCTTCGCGCGGATGTGGCCCGCGGTGTCGGCGGTGACGGGGCGGGCCGCGAGCGTGCCGTCCTGGCCGGCCACGGGAAGGCTGTCCAGCAGCGCGGTGCCATAGGCTTCACGCAGGCTGGTGAAGATGACGCGCACCAGTCCCCGCGCGGTGGCCAGGTTGTACCGGGACAGGCCACTGCCATCCACCGGGCGCAAGTCACGCGAGGGGATGCCTCGGCGGGTCAGTTCCTCCGTCAGCGCGGTGCGCAGGGCGCCATAGCTCTCCGTGCCCGTGAGCTCGCGCGCGAAGCGCAGGCCCAGGCGCTCCGCGTACAGGTTGAGGGATTCCTTGTTCGTCACCTTCACCAGCTCGGACAGCGGCGGGCTG from Myxococcus xanthus encodes the following:
- a CDS encoding PAN domain-containing protein gives rise to the protein MCSREPREACVPGERFLKASTQNATACAAACQQDARCHAWPHQRSGVQGPASRC
- a CDS encoding PH domain-containing protein — protein: MSPGPFMAGETGFEPVELPGSPRPCGLPPGWAAWAACAPRGGTASAPARRTARVSPSSGPSWHLFTSPPPSTGLLSVLYFETGALSKTVGEIDLRNVGDTQVAQSLLDRLLGIGSVALISTDKTSPVSVLRWMAAPRSLRELVRTRAYPVSHRHVFTRAT
- a CDS encoding prolyl oligopeptidase family serine peptidase, which codes for MKLKTALTAAVLTLPLAAPAAPAPAPAATAPRKAASKAPASPKKETVDTYHGTAVKDPYQWLEDSSDAQVKQWNDAQNAYTRALLDKLSGREAIRQRVSELLSWKSPGYGGLHEAGGTLFAMKAQPPKQQSFLVVLGSVDDTSKERVLVDPMVVDPSGHTTIDWYVPTLDGKKIAVSMSKNGTESGDVTVYDVATGKPLPNETVPRVNGGTAGGSLTWTADGKGYFYTRYPRGEERPEADRDFFQQVYFHQLGTPTEKDTYVLGKDFPRIAMTELDTSHDGQHISAVVANGDGGEYMLYLRDAAGKWSQVSKFEDKVIRARFGHDGAMYLLSRKDAPRGKVLRLPLATPTLDKATVVVPEGEASIQGFFPTKSRLYVSEQLGGPSQLRMVDLKGKAMGMVPTLPVSSVGGLVSQGDDDVLFINTSFTQPMAWYRYSAKDNTVKKTALARTSPLDLSDVEVVRAFATSKDGTKVPVSILKKKGTKLNGNNPALLTGYGGFNISISPSYNSLAGFWLEQGGVFAVANLRGGSEFGEKWHAEGSLTNKQNVFDDFHAAAKLLVDQKYTQPKKLAIQGGSNGGLLMGAAVTQHPEMYGAVVARVGIYDMLRVELTPNGQFNITEYGTVKNPEQFKALHAYSPLHNVKDGTAYPSVLFTSGANDPRVDPFHSRKMVARMQEATKAKNPILLRANAETGHGAGTPLNARIEEEVDVYSFVFNALGMKYQPPAKKVAAPKPQ